One Mesorhizobium sp. J428 DNA segment encodes these proteins:
- a CDS encoding tripartite tricarboxylate transporter substrate binding protein, with amino-acid sequence MEETGLAGDAEKFSSGGNLMTIVTRRATLAFLAVGILAAPSSSLAQDYPGKPITMIVPWGAGGGTDATARLISTLLEKELGVPVPVENRTGGSGVVGHSAIAHAKPDGYTIGVATLEIGGMHHQGLTEIDYKAFTPIGLYNSDPAAIFVRSDGPYADATSLIEAIKASANRELKASGSAQGGVNHLAVAGMLDALGIPVERVAWVPSEGAAPGLQDLAAGGVNFATASLPEGRALMDAGRIKPIAVFSTKRSEDMPDLPTFNEATGASFSLGSWRGIVAPVGVDAAIAERLRTAIGKVVQAPEYPEFMKARGYAMQWTPGQEFETFMADSDAKMGTALKAVGLAK; translated from the coding sequence TTGGAGGAGACCGGTTTAGCCGGCGACGCTGAAAAGTTCAGTTCGGGAGGAAATTTGATGACCATCGTCACACGTCGAGCCACGCTTGCATTTCTCGCTGTTGGCATCCTTGCCGCGCCGTCGAGCTCTCTGGCTCAGGACTATCCCGGCAAGCCAATAACCATGATCGTTCCGTGGGGTGCCGGGGGTGGTACCGACGCCACGGCCCGGCTCATATCAACCCTGTTGGAAAAGGAACTTGGCGTCCCGGTTCCAGTCGAGAACAGGACCGGGGGCTCTGGTGTCGTCGGCCATTCCGCCATCGCCCACGCCAAGCCGGACGGATACACCATCGGGGTCGCCACGCTTGAGATCGGCGGCATGCATCATCAGGGCCTGACCGAAATCGACTACAAGGCATTTACGCCGATCGGTCTCTACAATTCGGATCCAGCCGCCATATTCGTCAGGTCCGATGGACCCTATGCCGACGCCACCTCGCTGATAGAAGCCATCAAGGCTAGCGCCAATCGTGAACTTAAGGCGTCCGGCTCCGCGCAAGGCGGCGTCAACCACTTGGCCGTGGCAGGCATGCTCGATGCTCTTGGCATTCCGGTTGAGCGCGTCGCCTGGGTTCCTTCAGAAGGCGCCGCGCCCGGTCTCCAGGATCTCGCCGCCGGCGGCGTCAACTTCGCCACGGCGTCGCTGCCCGAAGGACGGGCGCTGATGGATGCGGGTCGCATAAAGCCGATCGCCGTCTTCTCCACGAAGCGGAGCGAAGACATGCCGGACCTGCCGACGTTCAACGAAGCTACTGGCGCCAGCTTCTCGCTCGGCTCGTGGCGCGGCATTGTCGCCCCCGTCGGTGTTGATGCAGCGATCGCGGAAAGGCTCCGCACTGCCATCGGCAAGGTGGTGCAGGCTCCGGAATACCCAGAGTTCATGAAAGCGCGGGGGTATGCAATGCAGTGGACCCCGGGACAAGAATTCGAAACGTTCATGGCCGATTCCGACGCGAAGATGGGAACCGCGCTCAAGGCGGTCGGTCTCGCGAAGTAG
- a CDS encoding nucleoside deaminase, which produces MKDDRKLPEHEYFLRKTFEVAERAQMAGNHPFGAILVAPDGEVLMEQENAFQPLQDMTGHAERALMTRASQTYRPQFLAECTMYTSAEPCAMCSGAVYWAGVGRVVYGLDESRLKQITGNHDENPTLDLPCRTVFEAGQRDIEVIGPLLADEAAKQHETFWQKSTG; this is translated from the coding sequence ATGAAGGACGACCGCAAGCTCCCCGAGCACGAGTATTTTCTGCGCAAGACGTTTGAGGTGGCAGAGCGCGCGCAGATGGCAGGCAACCACCCGTTCGGCGCCATTCTGGTGGCACCAGATGGCGAGGTGCTGATGGAGCAGGAGAACGCCTTCCAGCCGCTGCAGGACATGACCGGCCACGCCGAACGCGCACTGATGACGCGCGCATCACAGACCTACCGCCCGCAGTTCCTCGCAGAATGCACGATGTACACCTCCGCCGAACCCTGCGCCATGTGCTCCGGGGCCGTGTATTGGGCTGGTGTCGGAAGGGTCGTCTACGGCCTGGACGAAAGCCGGCTCAAGCAGATCACCGGCAATCACGACGAGAACCCGACGCTCGACCTTCCCTGCCGAACGGTATTCGAGGCCGGCCAGCGCGACATCGAGGTCATCGGCCCGCTGCTCGCCGACGAAGCTGCCAAACAGCACGAGACGTTCTGGCAGAAAAGCACAGGCTGA